GATCAGCTACGAGCCCATCGGGCCGGCCACGGGCCAGGTCTTCAAGGTCACCACGACCAACGAGCTCGGCCACAGCCAGATCCAGGAGCTGGAGCCGGGACGCGCCACCACGGTCAAGACCACGGACCCCAACGGGAACGTCAGCGAGGCGCTGTTCGACCCGCTGGGCCGTCTCGCCGAGGCCTGGGCCGCGGGCCGCACCCCGGCCGCGGGCGCCGTGCCGGACTTCAAGGCCGAGTACACGATCCCGCAGGAGGAGCCCGACCCGAACGACCCCAACGGCGGCAAGGTCCGCAAGCCTCCGTACGTCACCACGTACGCGCGTGGTTACGAGGACCGGGTCGAGAAGTCCGTCACGATCTACGACGGTCTGGGCCGGGAGCGCCAGTCCCAAGAGCAGGCGGACGGCGGCGGCCGTCTGATCACCGACACGCTGTACAACCGCGCCGGTGAGATCTACCAGACCAACAACGCCTACCTGAACCAGGACGCCCCGAGCGGCGACCTGTTCACCCCGCAGGCGGACACCACCGTCCCGAACATCACCCGTTTCAAGTACGACGGTCTCGGCCGCGTGCTCGAGGAGATGCCGGTCCTCAAGGTCAAGCTCACGGGCACGACCGAGGCCATCTCGCAGGAGGTCCCGGAGAAGGCCGTCCGCTACGAGTACGGCCCGGACTGGTCGAAGGTCATCCAGCCGCAGGGCGACTCGGCCTACCGCGTCTGGACCGACGCGACCGGCCGCACCGTCCGCACGGACACCTTCAACCCGGCGGCCCCCGGCGGCTTCACGTCGACGCGCTACGAGTACGACACGCAGGGCCAGCCCGTGAAGGCGACCGCCTCGGCGGACCCGACGCACCCGTGGACCTGGACGTACGACCAGCGCGGCCGCCTGGAGACCACCACCGACCCGGACAGGGGCACGACCCGGATCGAGTACGACTCCCTCGACCGTCCGCTGACCACGACCAACGCCCGTGGCGTCAAGGTCTGGAACGGCTACGACGAGTTGTCGCGGCCGATCCAGACGCGTGAGAACAGCGCCACCGGCAAGGTCCTGACCGACCTCACCTACGACATCGCTCCGGGCGGCAAGGGCATGCCCGCCACCGCCACCCGCTACACGGACGCGCTGGCGTACACGCAGAAGGTCAACGGCTACACGAAGGACTACCAGCCGACCTCGACCACCCTGTCCCTGCCGCAGTCCATCGTCGACACGTGGGGCTTCGCCAAGGACTACACGTACGACTACGTGTACTCCGACAACGGCATGCTGAACGAGACCACCCTTCCCGCGGTGGGCAAGTTCGCCAGTGAGAAGCTGATAGTCCGCTACAACAAGGACGGCAAGCCGCTCTCGATCTCCGGCAAGGACTGGTACGGCTCCGAGACCGTCTACTCGCCTTACGGCCAGGTGCTCCGTTCCACCCTCGGCGCGATGCCGTACCGGGTGTGGACGCAGAACACGTACGACGAGAGCAGCGGTGAGCTCCAGGAGCAGTCGGTCCACCGCGAGAAGGGCGGCCCCAACGACACGACCGCCGACAGGACCCTCGTCGGGGGCAACCTGGTCTCGAACCGGGCCTACACCTACGACCCGGCCGGCAACGTCACCACGATCCAGGAGAAGTCCGTCGGGATCGAGGAGCGTCAGTGCTTCAGCTACGACCCGATGGGTCAGCTGAAGTCCGCCTGGACCAACAAGGAACCGGCGACGCAGGGCTGCACCACGCCGAAGAACACCGACGGCACGCTCAACGCCGTCTCCGGCACCGACGGCTCCGGCTACTGGCAGGAGTACGAGTACGACCTGCTCGGCAACCGCACCAAGCTCACCGAGAAGGACCTCTCCGGCGACACCGCCAAGGACGCCGTCAGCACCTACGCCTACGGCAAGGCCGACGGCAGCCAGCCGCACACGCTGACCAAGGTGTCGAAGACCTACACGACCCCCGCGGGTCAGCAGGTCAAGGCCGAGGCCACGCGTCTGTACGAGCTGACCGGTGAGACCAGGTCGATCACCTCGGTCGAGAACGGTGACAAGCAGGAACTGACCTGGACCTACGACGGTCAGGTGGACCGGATCACCGGCCAGGGCACCGGTGGCAAGACCCCGTACGTGGGTCTCGGCCAGAAGTGCCTCGACCTGAAGTCCGGGGTCGCGTCCGCCGGCCAGGCGATCCAGCTGTACGCCTGCAACGGCACGGTGGCGCAGAGCTGGCAGTTCGAGCCGGTTCCCGGCTCGACGCAGACCCCGCAGACGGACCCGAACCTGGGCACCCTGAAGGTCTACGGCAACTGGTGCCTCCAGCCGGCCGCCAACACGGCGGGCTCCACGCTCCAGCTGCAGAAGTGCAACGGGACCAGCGCCCAGCACCTGAAGCGCAACGCTTCCGGCCAGCTGATCCACCCCGCCTCCGGAAACCTGTGCCTCGCGGTGCAGGGCGCGGCGAACGCGAACTCGACGCCGATCGTGCTCGCCACCTGCGACGCCGCTTCCACGGCCCAGCAGTGGCTGCCGCAGAACGACACCCGTCACATCTACGGCCCCGAGGGCAGCCGCCTGCTGACCATCCAGGGCAAGCAGGCGACGCTGAACCTGGGCGAGGCGCAGGTCACCGTCCAGCAGGGCGGCGTCCTGGTCCGCAGCGAGCGCACCTACTCGGCGCCCGACGGCGCGATCCTGCGTTACGCCAACGGCACGGGCTCCGAGACGCTCACCGCGCTCGCCACGGATCACCAGGGCAGCGTGTACGCGGAGGTCGCCCTCTACACCGGCATGCCGGTGCGGGTGCGCAAGCAGGACCCCTTCGGCAACCAGCGTGGTGCCGACAAGGCAGGGCAGAACATCCAGACCGGCAAGGGGTTCCTGGGCCAGACGCGGAACGACTCCTCCGGCTTCCAGCCGCTGGGTGCCCGTCTCTACGACCCGGTGGTCGGACGCTTCCTGTCCGTCGACCCTGAGCTCGACCTGAACGACCCCCTGCAGGCCAACGGGTACGCGTACGCGCAGAACAACCCGGTCACGTACTCCGACCCGAGCGGTCTCGCGATCACCCTGACCGCCTCCGAGCGGTCCGCGGCCCTCAAGGGCGCGGGACTGTCCCCGGCGATGATCGCCCAGGCGCAGGCCACCATGGGCAAGTCGCTTACGTCGGTGATCATCGGGGCGGCCTGGGGCATCCTGAGCGACTTCATCGGCCTCAGCGATGCCATGGCCTGCTTCGGCGGTGACATGTGGTCCTGCGGCAGCATGATCATCGGGGCCATCCCGTGGACCAAGCTGGGCAAGATCCCGTCCGTTCTGAAGGCCGTCGACCGCACGATCGACGCGATCCAGGCGTTCAAGAAGGCGAAGAAGCTCGCCGAGCAGGTCCTCGCGAAGGCCAAGGCCGCCGAGGCGGCAGCCTTGAAGGCCAAGAAGGCCGCCATCGAGAAGGCCAAGAAGGAGGCCGCGCAACGGGCCAAGAAGAAGGCCGCCGAAGCAGCCAAGAGAAAGGCCGACGCGGCAGCCGCGGCGAAGCGCAAGACGGGTAACCACACCCAGAAGCAGGCACAGGCCAAGGCGGCGCCCAAGCCCTCCTCCATGCCGCAGCGCAAGCCCGTCGCCAGCGGTGGCAAGAGCTCCGGCGGCGGAGGCGGCGGCAAGTCCGGCGGCTCCTCCCGCAGCAACGGTGGCTCCAGCGGCGGCGGCGGCTCCGGCAAGGCCGACAATGATGGTGGCGACTCCGACGGGGAAACCTTCTACCGGACGATGAGCGAGGAGCACTACCAGATCCTGGAGGACGGTGGCGGTCTGTCGGCGACCGGGGAGACGTTCACCTCCCCGACGCAGGGGTTCTCGGACAGCTACACCGGTGTCACCGTCAAGTTCACGGTGAAGCCGGGCACCACGGCGGCCCTCGCGGCGATCGGGGTGCGGGACGCTTCCAATCTGGTTCGGATGAAGTACCCGAACATGCCCTGGATCAAGAACGTGGAGAATTGGCGCGAGAACCACGCCTTCTTCAAGAAGGAGGGCAAGCGCCACATCAACATCGGCCTGGGCGGTGGTAAGGCGCTCAAGCTCTTCAACGAGAACATCACGGCATGGGAGGTGGTCAGGCGATGACCCCTGAGGAGCAGGAACTGGTCATGGGCCTGGCGGTCGGATTGGGTGACGGTCCGACGCGCACGCTCGACGAGGTGCTCGCCCACTTCGGCGAGTCCGACGGTGGGGCCCTGGCGCTCCGGCTGCTCCGGGACGCCATGGAGCGCCAGGACGCCGACGACGTCGAGATGGCGTTGATCGTCCATGGCGCCGCCGACGCCTCGGTCGAGGAGTTCCTGGAACCGTTGATCGAGCTGTTCCCCGCCGAATGGCACAGGGAGCACGAGGACATCGTGTCCATGCTGGGCGAGCTCCACTCGCCCAAGACGGTGCCGACGCTGGTCTTGGCGACTCGCTGGGTTCCCGAGCACCTGGACTTCGACGAGAACCGGGCGCTCGCGGTGAAGGCGATCTGGGCTCTCGGCGCCATTCCCAGCGCGGAGGCCCGGGAGGCCCTCGAGGGCTTGCGCGACGACGAGAACGAGGTCATCCGCGAGAACGCGGTGAAGCAGCTCGAACGCCGCGGCGAGCTCTGACCGCGGAGTTCGTAGCACCTCATCCGGGACGCCCGGCCGAGTTTCCTCGGCCGGGCGTTCCGCCGTTTCCGGAGGCTGTCGAGCGGCGGGCGTCACCCGCGCGCCTCACCGCCCCCGCCCCTCCGCCTCCAGCCGCAACCCCTCCTCCATCACCGCCCGCGCGATCGGCCGCGTCGCCGCCCCCGCTGATGTCCGTGCGGTTCGCGTCCGCGTCCTCCACGACCACCGCGACCGCGACCGCCGGCTGGGCCGAGTCCGGGGCCTGGGCCCAGGCGATGAACCAGGCGTCGGGGTGCCCGTGTTGCCCAGGCCGTGCTGGGCGGTGCCCGTCTTGCCGCCGACGCGGGAGCCGGGGATGGCCGCGTTGGTGCCGGTGCTGTCTTCGACCGCCGGGCCGCGGCCGCCGAGGCGTAGCCGGTCACCGGTGCGTACAACGGCCCCTTCGTGTACGTGCGTTCCCAGCGCAGCTACTGTCCGCTGTCCCGGGAGCCGGTGACCGGACGGCCGTCCACCACGATCTCGCCGCGCGGCTGGCCCCAGCGCGTGATGGCGATCCGGCGGTTGGCCGGACTGTCGTCCAGCTCGTCCGCCTCCAGGACCATCACCCGCGCCGCGTCGACGAGCAGCGCGATGAGCAGGACGAGGCAGAGCGCGGCGGCCCGCCGGATGTACCGGATCATGTCGGGCCTCTCATCTCGCGTCCTCCACGATCGGGGCGATGACCCCGGTGTCGGCCATGTCCGGGCGCGGGGCGCGGGCGAGGAGAGCGTGCTGGGTGCCGGCCCGTGGCCGCGGATCCTCTTCATGGGGCCCTCGTCGCCGCTGCGACCGTTGCCGCCGGGGTCTGGGCCCGGGAGACGGGCCCGCCCCTGGCAGCCCATGATGTTCTTGATCTTCGGCGTGACGCAGCTCGGCGTGGCACTCGGTTCCCGGGCCCGCCCGGGAAGCCTGGCCAACCCGTTCCTACTCGTTGCCGTCGGCGCCGCGCTGAGCCTCCAAGTGGCCGGTGTCTATCTGCCTGCCCTGCGGGCCCTTCTGGGTACGGAGCCGCTTCCGCTCACCGATCCGGCGATCGCCGCCGCGGCTTCCATCTGGATGAAGCGTCCGTGCCAGGTGTGGCACCAGACCGCGCCGGTACGGGTGTTGACCAAAAGCATGCCGACGGTGTCGTCGCCCCGCAGGGCGTGCAGGGTGTAGTGGCCGGGGAACGATTCGGGGTCAGCCGCGTGCAGGTCGGGACGGTGCTCCCGCAGCCACCGGTCGGCGATCCGCACCGCTTGGCGGGGCTCGACCGTCGTGGCTCCGGTCTGGTTGCGGGCGGGCATCTTGACGATCTTGAGACTCGTGGATGGTCACAAGAGACCGCCGTCGTTCCTGCCTCCGCCGTCCGCCCTCCGCGGTTCGAGGAAGGAGAGCTCCTCGGCTACCTCTCCGCCGAGTACGTGGGGCGCGTGGAGGCTGTACGCGCCGTGCTCGACGTGTATCCGCTGCCGGCGGTGTCCTCGTCGAGCCTGTCGACGAGGATCATCGCGACGTCGTCCGTCAAGCGGCCTCCGGTATGGCGGATCAACGCCTGGTGCAGTTCCTCCAGGAACTCCCGCGGGGTGGTGCTCGCCCGTATCCCCTCCATGGTCTCCGGCAGGGGGAAGAAGTCGTTGCTGCGATTGCGGGCTTCGATCACACCGTCGGTGTACAGGAGCAGACGGTCGCCGCGTACGAACGGAAAGCTCTCGGCCTTGGCGGTAAGCCCGTCCACGAGGTCTTCCAGACCCAGCGGAGGCAGTGGCGTGTCGGGCATCAGGGCCTGAACGCTGCCCCGGTGCAGCACCAGCGGAGGCGGATGGCCACGGTTGACCACGAGCACTACCTGTTCGTCCGGCACCTGGGCCATGAGGACGGTGATGAATCCCTCCGTCAGGACTTCCTGGGAGTACGCACCGGGCACGGCCGCCTCCCGTCGCATCGAGGCCTCGCAGCAGTGCATGACCTCCGTCAGCTCGTCCTCGTAGTGCACGGACACCCGGAACGCGCCCAGGGTCACCGCGACCGCGCGCATGGCAGTCAGCCCCTTGCCCCTCACGTCCCCCACGATCAGCCGGACGCCATACGGGGTCTGCACGGCCTCGTACAGATCACCGCCAACCAGCGCGCCTGTCCCCGCGGCGAGGCTCAGGCTGGCGGCCCGCACCGGGCCCAGTCGCTCGGGGACGGGCCGCAGGACGACCTCCTGGGCCGCCACAGCGATCCGGCGGACCTGGTCGAGCTCGCACTGTCTGCGGGTACGCATGGCGTTGCTCAGGATGACACTGGCCACGGACACCACGAACAGCCCCAGGAAGTTCCCGATGATCAGCTGGGTCAGTGTCCCCCACGAGTGGTTGTAGGTCGCGGAGGCCGCGTTCACACCCGCAGCAAGGACTGCCGTGGACAGCGTGCCCATCGGCCCCATCGTCAGCGCGGCCAGCGCCGGCGTCGTGGTGAGCACGGGGCCGGTGGCCAGATAGTGCGCGGGCGAGAACTCGATGCCCAGCACGGCCAGCACGATCGCGAAGGGCACACACTGCCCCAGCCTGAACGGAACTCCGCCGTGACCGCCCGCTCCTGGTCGAGTGGACGCTCCAGGCCGCAGAGAGGGGCGGAGGCGGGAGCCCATAGGTACAGCCTGCCTCGCCGGAAGGGAGCATTCCACCCCTCGGCCCTTGCCGGGCTCCCGGCTCAGCGGACCGGGAGAACGGTGAACGTGTCCGCGCATGCAGTGGCCCCGACCGAGGGGCAGGAGAGCGGTCGGCGGCGCGCTTGCTCCGGTTTCAGGCTTGGCGGCACTGTTCCGAAGTCTCCGGGGTGATCCCAGGAGCCTGTTGACCCCTGTGCGCGCCAGACGGCCCTCGCCGACGGCAAGGGCGAACTGCACGGGCTTCGCCCCTGCCGCTGTTCCCGGGAACGGATCGGATACGAACAGCCCGGCCCCCATGTCGCCGCCGGACCGAGCCGAGGCATGCCAAACACGACGGCTCGTGGGCACTCACCAGGGCCGCGGACAAGTCGAAGGCGTACCGATATCGTCACTCCACGTGACCTGCTTCCGTGGCGGAACGCGGCCGTGCGAGGCCGCCAGTCTCCCGAGGGGGCAGGCCCGGAGGGGCGGGAGTTTGACGACAGGGCTCGCCAGCCCTATCGGGTGGCGGCGAGGTGGGCGTCCACGGAGACGACGCCGTCGACACCCTGGCAGAGACCCACGACCACTGGGACGAGACGCGGTTCCGGAACGTGGCCTCGCAGGGTGACGACCCCGTCGTGGACCTCGACCGCGACGGTGCCTTCGTCCAGGCCGAGGATGCGTCCCAGGACGTCCTGCTCGACCTCGCTGCGGATCTCGACGTCAGAGCGGATGAAGGCGTCGAGCAGGTCGCTGCGGCTGACGATGCCGGTGAGGAGCCCGTCGTCGCCGACCACTGGCAGTTGCTTGACGTGCCGCCTGCGGAGTTCCCGCGCGGCCCGGGGGATCGTCCAGTCGGCGCGGGCGGTGAAGACGGGGCTGCTCATGAGCGCGCCCGCGGTCCGGGCCCGGGCCTTGCCCCAGGCGCGCTCGTCGTTCCCGTGCCGCCCCTGCGGATCGGGCATGCCGGTCTCGTGCCGCAGCACGTCGGACGCGGACACGACGCCGATGGGGGCGCCGTCGTCGTCAACGACCGGGGCCGCGACGATGTCGTTCGCGTCCAGCAGGGTGGCGACCTCATGGATCGGTGTGTCGGGGCGGAGGGTGACGACCTCCTCGGTCATCACGTCGTCGACCGTGCGGCGGTGCAGCATGGCATCGGCCTCCTCCGCTTTGCGACGGGGGCAGCCGCCGTCGGACCGCCCGGGCGGACGATGCGGCGCGTCAGCCTCCGCGGCCCTGCCATGCTCGTCCACGCCGTCTTCCCTCCCCATGACAGCACCGCGCCGCTCAGGCGGCCAGTGGTGTTCGGCCTGGCGGGGAGGGCCGGCGGTCCCACGGCCGGTACCGGCCGTGGGACCGCCGTGCACGAGCCGGTCGAGGACCGGCATATCGCTGACGAGCACCGCGCGGACCGTCCGCCTTCACTCCGTCGGGGTCGGCCAGGTCACCGGTCGGCCGAGCAGTTGCTCGACAGGAGCGCCGCGCATGCCTTCGGAGGCGGTGTTGACGCGCAGGACGCGCAGGTCCGAGTCCACCACCACAAGACCCACCGGTGACTGGGTGAACAGAGCGTCCAGGATCGCCGGCCCCCCTCGTCAGCTTCTGTGCCGCGACGACGGGCTGCCCAGACGCCCCAGGCCACCGATCCGTCCGGGCGCAGCACCGGCCCCACGCACAGGCCCATGACTACCGCCCCGCCGGACACCCGAGGAGCGCCGCGCCGCCCGCACCTCACGGACTCTCCCGGCGTGAGGTGGTCCTTCGACCAAGATCGCGGCAGGCGGGAACAGCCTCAGTTCCCGTCCTGACCCCGAGCCCCGGACACGGGTCTGCCGTCCCGAAGATGTCGGGCTGCCGAGTTCGCCGCGGCTCGGGAGACCGGTTCGATGTGGGCGAAGGCGCTGCGGGCGTTCCAGGTGGGGAAAGCCCGCACGAGCCACGAGGGGCCGTGGAGTTGGATGTGGCGGTCGCGGGTGGCTTCGGCCCAGGTTTGCCGGCCGGCGTGCCATTTGACGAAGGCTTCGGCTTCCGCCGTGATGTAGAGGTCCTCGTCGATGCCGGGGTACGTCTTGCAGATCTCGGTGTCTCCGCGCTCGATCAGCAGCCAGTACCGCTCGGGGCGCCGGCGGCCGGTGAAGTCGAACCGGATGACGATGCGCCGATCCGGGAGCCGGTCTCGGTGGAGCATGTTGCACATCGACCACAGTGCCACGAAGGGGTCGAGGTGCTCGGGGGCGATCTCGAGCCAGGTCGCACCCCACTCGCCGAGCGACACGCAGACCTTGAACAGGTCGTGACCAGCGGGCGTGAGCTCGTAGTGGCTTCCCCGTCCGTCGGGCTTGGGTGCCGACCTGACGATACCGAGCCGTTCGAGCTGCTTGAGCCGCTGCGAGAGCAGGGTGCGGGAGAGCCCGGGGGCGCCCTCCAGGATCTCACTGAAGCTTCCGCAGCCCAGGTGCAGGTTGCGGATGATCAGCGGCGTCCAGCGTTCGGCGAAGATCTCGGCGCCGCGGGCGATGGGGCAGTACTGGCCATACGTCCGCACGACACCAGTGTCCCATCCCGCCCTCCGGCCCTGAGGTCCAGATTCCTGACTTCACGACGGTGGCCCCCGGTGGTGCGATGGACATCGAGACACGAGGAGGTGACGAACACGACCACCGAGCGCGTCGGCCGCACCCGAGCGAGGAGGCGATCGCCATGGAGATCGACGGGTTCCGGGGTCAGCTGATCACCGCTGGCCACACCGAATACGACACCGCCCGAGCGGTATGGAACGGCGCCGTCGACCGGCGCCCCCGGCTGATCGCGCGATGCAGCGGGACCGCCGACGTGGCCGCGGCCGTGCGCTTCGCCCGAGACCACGACCTGGAGATCGCCGTACGGGGCGGGGGCCACAACGTGGCCGGCACCGCGGTGTGCGACGAGGGCGTCGTCATCGACCTCTCGTCGATGCGGGCTGTGTGGGTCGACCCCGCCGGCCGCACGGCGCGGGTCCAGGGTGGTGCTCTATGGGGCGACGTCGACCACGAGTCGCAGGTCCACGGTCTGGCCACCACCGGCGGCATCGTGAGCCACACCGGCGTCGCCGGGCTGACCCTCGGCGGCGGCATCGGCTTCCTCATGCGCACGTACGGGCTCACCGTCGACAACCTGCTGGCCGCCGAGGTGGTCACCGCCGACGGCAGTGTTCTGCGAGCGTCCGCCGACGACCACCCCGATCTGTTCTGGGCGCTGCGCGGCGGTGGCGGCAACTTCGGCGTCGTCACCTCGTTCCGGTTCGCGCTGCACCCCGTCGGCCCGGCCGTCATGGCCGGACCGGTCTTCTGGGCGGCCGACGACACCACCGACGTGCTGCGCTTCTACCGGGACTTCGCCGCCGAAGCACCCGACGAGCTCGGCACCGTCGTCAGGCTCGGCACCGTCCCTCCACTGCCGGTCGTCCCCGAGGACCTGCACTGGCGGCCCGCCCTCGCCGTCGTCTGCTGCTATGCCGGTGCCGTCCAGGACGGCGAGCGTGCCGTGCGGGCCCTCCGGCGGTTCAGGACGCCACTCCTGGACCTGGTCGCACCGAAGCCCTACGTCGCCCACCAGTGCAGCACCGACGACACCGTCCCCCACGGGTGGCACTACTACTGGAAGTCCACGGACCTCACCGGCCTCTGCGACGACGCCATCGCCGTCATCGCCGATCACGCCTACCGCGCCGGCTCACCCCGTTCGTACGCGGTGATGTTCCACATG
The genomic region above belongs to Streptomyces marianii and contains:
- a CDS encoding ricin-type beta-trefoil lectin domain protein, with the protein product MSREETTSEVDLPDIPPSTTLADNAQAPKTLSTAPENPITAYAPVATDPWAADAGQADPSTATPGTTVQVKNTTTQALLPVGVGVPVGQDPATIAGDWQVAVKATTTSEDTGVPGMIMEIVPPVTADPTARVVVDVDTTAFEDRYGQLAAERFGLVLLPSCVIDSPETGDCAPDTGIQTMSVGDEPDVEVERLRSTVKEVPAAKTKLKATSGKTKNAATRQILSGTVPVANLLPDEDAPSTASGASARKAAFSSNVGASGRQVVGAMDTGSSASGDFTASPLLSSGSWAAGSSNGAFTYSYQVQVPETAGGLMPKVALSYNSQTVDGRTSASNNQASWIGDGWDYNAGSITRSYNNCRQDSKRAGANNTDHKTADLCWGSENATLSLGGMTTELVWDKDKGPLGTDGKPVGQWFTANGDGSKIERLKDTSKDPRSGVLKDADGEYWVVTTRDGTRYHFGLNKLPGWSDNGTAADDPYTDSVLSVPVYGNHSGEPCYAGAGTTNWKSSSCLQAWRWNLDYVEDIHGNAMSLFWEREENYYAKNFYFKGPVKYHRGGYLSHIYYGQRKESIFSATAPARVGFTVAERCYPEAGLTCSEAEFTDKDPGKYRIWYDTPADLNCKAVTSTYTRKCWNAGPTFWTRKRLDKITTSAQRRTDTTARQVVDEYQLKQSFPVLKTGANTALWLESIQRTGYARKGSTDASVKLNAVRFESNSDDMPNRVYRGSAATDPRPGFSRLRIARVVNEYGGETIVTYKPRETACQDSTNLPGKTETAALKSNTRLCYPVFWHPDAEIEDIDWFNKYVVDTIEELPNVDGSYSTLTGYDYKNAGWKLAEAEFTKKSTRTYSQFAGFEQTTVTTGERKATADSGEGTSPAEEIPGVDGPKTKAVTRFYRGMGDTVPMKDVHGNTITYNGQPVYDRDAFAGRIAEELSYSNATDADTNWLTRSITIPEATELASRDLGDGLKPLKAWRVTEPEEIAYTKSSGAGDDTRTLRTVETNTTYESTYGLPTLVESLGDTGKTGDESCTKLGYLHRTDKNLTGLSKQVLVSPTTCANANWTNLSTLSGAQRTAYDGQAFDANQTSLIATTRGLATESWSLNGTGTDFQTNGTTGFDSIGRVIRTTDPEQLTMLTPKSSTISYEPIGPATGQVFKVTTTNELGHSQIQELEPGRATTVKTTDPNGNVSEALFDPLGRLAEAWAAGRTPAAGAVPDFKAEYTIPQEEPDPNDPNGGKVRKPPYVTTYARGYEDRVEKSVTIYDGLGRERQSQEQADGGGRLITDTLYNRAGEIYQTNNAYLNQDAPSGDLFTPQADTTVPNITRFKYDGLGRVLEEMPVLKVKLTGTTEAISQEVPEKAVRYEYGPDWSKVIQPQGDSAYRVWTDATGRTVRTDTFNPAAPGGFTSTRYEYDTQGQPVKATASADPTHPWTWTYDQRGRLETTTDPDRGTTRIEYDSLDRPLTTTNARGVKVWNGYDELSRPIQTRENSATGKVLTDLTYDIAPGGKGMPATATRYTDALAYTQKVNGYTKDYQPTSTTLSLPQSIVDTWGFAKDYTYDYVYSDNGMLNETTLPAVGKFASEKLIVRYNKDGKPLSISGKDWYGSETVYSPYGQVLRSTLGAMPYRVWTQNTYDESSGELQEQSVHREKGGPNDTTADRTLVGGNLVSNRAYTYDPAGNVTTIQEKSVGIEERQCFSYDPMGQLKSAWTNKEPATQGCTTPKNTDGTLNAVSGTDGSGYWQEYEYDLLGNRTKLTEKDLSGDTAKDAVSTYAYGKADGSQPHTLTKVSKTYTTPAGQQVKAEATRLYELTGETRSITSVENGDKQELTWTYDGQVDRITGQGTGGKTPYVGLGQKCLDLKSGVASAGQAIQLYACNGTVAQSWQFEPVPGSTQTPQTDPNLGTLKVYGNWCLQPAANTAGSTLQLQKCNGTSAQHLKRNASGQLIHPASGNLCLAVQGAANANSTPIVLATCDAASTAQQWLPQNDTRHIYGPEGSRLLTIQGKQATLNLGEAQVTVQQGGVLVRSERTYSAPDGAILRYANGTGSETLTALATDHQGSVYAEVALYTGMPVRVRKQDPFGNQRGADKAGQNIQTGKGFLGQTRNDSSGFQPLGARLYDPVVGRFLSVDPELDLNDPLQANGYAYAQNNPVTYSDPSGLAITLTASERSAALKGAGLSPAMIAQAQATMGKSLTSVIIGAAWGILSDFIGLSDAMACFGGDMWSCGSMIIGAIPWTKLGKIPSVLKAVDRTIDAIQAFKKAKKLAEQVLAKAKAAEAAALKAKKAAIEKAKKEAAQRAKKKAAEAAKRKADAAAAAKRKTGNHTQKQAQAKAAPKPSSMPQRKPVASGGKSSGGGGGGKSGGSSRSNGGSSGGGGSGKADNDGGDSDGETFYRTMSEEHYQILEDGGGLSATGETFTSPTQGFSDSYTGVTVKFTVKPGTTAALAAIGVRDASNLVRMKYPNMPWIKNVENWRENHAFFKKEGKRHINIGLGGGKALKLFNENITAWEVVRR
- a CDS encoding HEAT repeat domain-containing protein produces the protein MTPEEQELVMGLAVGLGDGPTRTLDEVLAHFGESDGGALALRLLRDAMERQDADDVEMALIVHGAADASVEEFLEPLIELFPAEWHREHEDIVSMLGELHSPKTVPTLVLATRWVPEHLDFDENRALAVKAIWALGAIPSAEAREALEGLRDDENEVIRENAVKQLERRGEL
- a CDS encoding cation transporting ATPase C-terminal domain-containing protein, whose product is MFLIFGVTQLGVALGSRARPGSLANPFLLVAVGAALSLQVAGVYLPALRALLGTEPLPLTDPAIAAAASIWMKRPCQVWHQTAPVRVLTKSMPTVSSPRRACRV
- a CDS encoding PP2C family protein-serine/threonine phosphatase; translated protein: MPFAIVLAVLGIEFSPAHYLATGPVLTTTPALAALTMGPMGTLSTAVLAAGVNAASATYNHSWGTLTQLIIGNFLGLFVVSVASVILSNAMRTRRQCELDQVRRIAVAAQEVVLRPVPERLGPVRAASLSLAAGTGALVGGDLYEAVQTPYGVRLIVGDVRGKGLTAMRAVAVTLGAFRVSVHYEDELTEVMHCCEASMRREAAVPGAYSQEVLTEGFITVLMAQVPDEQVVLVVNRGHPPPLVLHRGSVQALMPDTPLPPLGLEDLVDGLTAKAESFPFVRGDRLLLYTDGVIEARNRSNDFFPLPETMEGIRASTTPREFLEELHQALIRHTGGRLTDDVAMILVDRLDEDTAGSGYTSSTARTASTRPTYSAER
- a CDS encoding CBS domain-containing protein; its protein translation is MLHRRTVDDVMTEEVVTLRPDTPIHEVATLLDANDIVAAPVVDDDGAPIGVVSASDVLRHETGMPDPQGRHGNDERAWGKARARTAGALMSSPVFTARADWTIPRAARELRRRHVKQLPVVGDDGLLTGIVSRSDLLDAFIRSDVEIRSEVEQDVLGRILGLDEGTVAVEVHDGVVTLRGHVPEPRLVPVVVGLCQGVDGVVSVDAHLAATR
- a CDS encoding PAS domain-containing protein is translated as MLDALFTQSPVGLVVVDSDLRVLRVNTASEGMRGAPVEQLLGRPVTWPTPTE
- a CDS encoding winged helix-turn-helix transcriptional regulator; translated protein: MRTYGQYCPIARGAEIFAERWTPLIIRNLHLGCGSFSEILEGAPGLSRTLLSQRLKQLERLGIVRSAPKPDGRGSHYELTPAGHDLFKVCVSLGEWGATWLEIAPEHLDPFVALWSMCNMLHRDRLPDRRIVIRFDFTGRRRPERYWLLIERGDTEICKTYPGIDEDLYITAEAEAFVKWHAGRQTWAEATRDRHIQLHGPSWLVRAFPTWNARSAFAHIEPVSRAAANSAARHLRDGRPVSGARGQDGN
- a CDS encoding FAD-binding oxidoreductase is translated as MDIETRGGDEHDHRARRPHPSEEAIAMEIDGFRGQLITAGHTEYDTARAVWNGAVDRRPRLIARCSGTADVAAAVRFARDHDLEIAVRGGGHNVAGTAVCDEGVVIDLSSMRAVWVDPAGRTARVQGGALWGDVDHESQVHGLATTGGIVSHTGVAGLTLGGGIGFLMRTYGLTVDNLLAAEVVTADGSVLRASADDHPDLFWALRGGGGNFGVVTSFRFALHPVGPAVMAGPVFWAADDTTDVLRFYRDFAAEAPDELGTVVRLGTVPPLPVVPEDLHWRPALAVVCCYAGAVQDGERAVRALRRFRTPLLDLVAPKPYVAHQCSTDDTVPHGWHYYWKSTDLTGLCDDAIAVIADHAYRAGSPRSYAVMFHMGGTVARVPHDSTAYAGRDVAHNINIDAVWRPDESGEQAAAETAWARRFLHALRPHRVGSVYVNFLDSDDGTDRVREAYGDRTYRRLAEVKAKYDPDNAFHHNKNVHPG